One segment of Rosa chinensis cultivar Old Blush chromosome 6, RchiOBHm-V2, whole genome shotgun sequence DNA contains the following:
- the LOC112172217 gene encoding DNA mismatch repair protein PMS1 isoform X1 → MEATTPPSDSPSIKPINKSVVHRICAGQVILDLSAAVKELVENSLDAGATTIEIALKDYGKEWFQVIDNGCGISPNNFKVLALKHHTSKLAGFPDLQSLTTFGFRGEALSSLCALGNLTVETRTKYEQVATHLTFDHSGVLVTEKKTARQVGTTVTVKNLFVNLPVRCKEFSRNIRKEYGKLVSLLNAYALIAKGVRLVCTNAIGRNAKSVVLKTQGSGSLKDNIVTLFGMSTFSCLEPVSISVSDSCKVDGFLSKSGQGSGRNMGDRQFFFVNGRPVDMPKITKLVNELYRGANSQQHPIAILNFTVPTRACDVNVTPDKRKVFFSDESSILVALREGLQQIYSTSNARYSVNKVEEPAKEAGRSQLCSPHQRSHKQLARDDDDDDVPEEVRPADKAEEATKEGGRSELCFPGQRSHMFLRQSSIDSVPKEVSPEDHTPEGDAPLKAAETDSETNHDKEGFSHENSMGKDFALRVHSIKVHGTSQLTKNLCSMKADRIAANGDSCSHSSSVQASINQFVTVTKRKHDSISTVLSEMPVLRNQSLHCQSKNDSLNAVSKPPLSHQQINDSTEVDNSAEAGENEPSKYFRVDRILNKIRVPVSPKGKIEGEGHGEGLQAQQKAVPVADMAPTASPSRDISLSEDLPAASPSSCILSNTPKPSSGLMMCSTLRFSLQDLKTRRQQIYSRLQSSIPGVKAQRCYTAATLELSQPENEERKARALAAATTELERLFRKEDFGRMKVIGQFNLGFIIGKLDQDLFIIDQHAADEKYNFERLSQSTILNQQPLLRPLRLELSPEEEVVASMHMDVIRKNGFSLEEDLHAPPGHHFKLKAVPFSKNITFGVEDVKDLISTLADSHGECSIIGSYKMDTVDSVCPSRVRAMLASRACRSSVMIGDALGRNEMRKILEHLAGLKSPWNCPHGRPTMRHLIDLKSIHRSEENDDAES, encoded by the exons atggAGGCGACCACCCCTCCTTCCGATTCTCCATCTATAAAACCCATAAACAAGTCCGTGGTCCACAGAATCTGCGCCGGCCAAGTGATCCTCGACCTCTCGGCCGCCGTCAAAGAATTGGTCGAGAACAGCCTCGACGCCGGCGCCACCACCATCGAGATCGCGCTCAAAGACTACGGCAAAGAGTGGTTCCAGGTCATCGATAACGGCTGCGGCATTTCGCCCAACAACTTCAAGGTCCTTGCCCTCAAGCACCACACTTCCAAACTCGCCGGATTCCCTGACCTCCAGTCTCTGACGACGTTCGGGTTTCGCGGCGAGGCCTTGAGTTCTCTGTGTGCTTTGGGGAATTTAACGGTGGAAACCAGGACCAAATACGAGCAGGTCGCCACGCACTTGACTTTTGACCATTCCGGTGTGTTGGTAACGGAAAAGAAGACGGCGCGGCAGGTCGGCACCACCGTAACGGTCAAGAATCTGTTTGTGAATTTACCGGTGAGGTGCAAGGAGTTCAGTCGCAACATTCGGAAGGAGTATGGGAAGCTGGTTTCTCTATTGAAT GCCTATGCTCTTATTGCGAAAGGGGTTCGGTTAGTCTGCACGAATGCCATAGGTAGAAATGCAAAGTCTGTGGTGCTTAAAACGCAAGGAAGTGGTTCACTTAAGGATAATATTGTGACATTGTTTGGGATGAGCACTTTCAGTTGTTTAGAGCCTGTGAGTATATCTGTATCTGATAGTTGCAAGGTTGATGGTTTCCTTTCCAAGTCGGGACAAGGTAGTGGTCGGAACATGGGAGATAGGCAGTTCTTTTTTGTGAATGGTCGACCTGTGGATATGCCTAAAATTACAAAGCTTGTGAATGAGTTGTATAGAGGGGCAAACTCCCAGCAGCATCCTATTGCCATATTGAATTTCACTGTTCCGACAAGAGCGTGTGATGTCAATGTTACTCCTGATAAAAGGAAAGTGTTCTTTTCTGATGAGAGCTCCATACTTGTTGCCTTAAGGGAGGGTCTGCAGCAGATATATTCCACTAGTAATGCTCGTTACTCTGTTAATAAAGTGGAGGAGCCTGCCAAAGAAGCAGGCAGGTCTCAGTTGTGTTCACCTCATCAAAGGTCTCATAAACAATTAGCtagggatgatgatgatgatgatgttcctGAAGAAGTTCGTCCGGCTGATAAAGCTGAGGAGGCTACAAAAGAAGGAGGCAGGTCTGAATTGTGTTTTCCTGGTCAGAGGTCTCATATGTTTCTGAGACAATCCTCTATAGATTCTGTACCTAAAGAAGTTAGTCCTGAGGATCACACTCCAGAAGGCGATGCTCCTCTGAAAGCTGCGGAAACTGATTCTGAAACTAATCATGATAAGGAAGGGTTTAGCCATGAAAATTCAATGGGGAAGGATTTTGCTTTAAGAGTACACAGCATTAAGGTCCATGGAACTAGTCAATTGACAAAGAATCTCTGTAGTATGAAAGCTGATCGAATTGCAGCAAATGGAGATTCATGTAGTCATTCAAGCTCTGTACAAGCATCAATTAACCAGTTTGTAACTGTAACTAAAAGAAAACATGACAGTATTAGCACAGTCCTGTCTGAAATGCCTGTCCTAAGGAACCAAAGTCTTCATTGTCAATCCAAGAATGATTCACTTAATGCTGTTTCAAAACCCCCACTTAGTCATCAGCAGATCAACGATTCTACTGAAGTTGATAATTCTGCTGAAGCTGGTGAGAATGAGCCATCCAAATATTTTAGAGTAGATAGGATCCTCAACAAAATTAGAGTTCCAGTTTCTCCTAAAGGCAAGATTGAGGGTGAAGGACATGGAGAA GGTTTACAGGCTCAACAGAAAGCAGTGCCTGTTGCTGATATGGCACCAACTGCTTCACCCAGCAGGGATATAAGTCTGTCTGAAGATCTGCCAGCTGCATCACCTTCTTCTTGTATATTGTCAAATACTCCAAAACCTTCTTCTGGTCTTATGATGTGTTCGACCTTGAGATTTAGTCTCCAGGACCTAAAGACAAGGAGGCAGCAAATATATTCTAGATTGCAATCAAGCATACCTGGAGTAAAAGCACAAAG GTGCTATACTGCTGCAACACTGGAGCTTTCTCAACCAGAAAATGAGGAGCGGAAAGCAAGGGCCTTAGCTGCAGCTACCACAGAGTTGGAAAGACTTTTCAGAAAAGAAGATTTTGGTAGAATGAAG GTGATTGGGCAATTCAATCTTGGCTTCATTATTGGGAAATTAGATCAAGATTTATTTATCATAGATCAG CATGCAGCTGATGAGAAGTACAATTTTGAGCGCCTGTCACAATCTACCATCTTAAACCAACAGCCGTTGCTTAG GCCATTGAGGTTGGAGTTATCTCCTGAAGAAGAAGTTGTTGCTTCAATGCACATGGACGTAATCAG GAAAAATGGATTTTCTTTGGAAGAGGATCTACATGCTCCGCCTGGTCACCATTTTAAATTGAAAGCTGTTCCCTTCAGTAAAAACATAACTTTTGGAGTTGAAG ATGTGAAGGATTTGATATCCACTCTTGCTGATAGTCATGGGGAATGCTCAATCATCGGTAGTTACAAGATGGACACTGTTGACTCCGTTTGCCCTTCTAGAGTTCGCGCGATGCTGGCATCACGTGCATGCAGATCATCTGTTATGATTGGAGATGCCCTCGGAAGAAATGAGATGCGGAAG ATTCTCGAGCACCTGGCGGGTCTGAAGTCTCCTTGGAATTGCCCTCATGGCAGGCCAACCATGCGACATTTGATTGATTTGAAATCCATACACAGGTCTGAAGAAAACGATGATGCAGAGTCTTGA
- the LOC112172217 gene encoding DNA mismatch repair protein PMS1 isoform X3, with the protein MEATTPPSDSPSIKPINKSVVHRICAGQVILDLSAAVKELVENSLDAGATTIEIALKDYGKEWFQVIDNGCGISPNNFKVLALKHHTSKLAGFPDLQSLTTFGFRGEALSSLCALGNLTVETRTKYEQVATHLTFDHSGVLVTEKKTARQVGTTVTVKNLFVNLPVRCKEFSRNIRKEYGKLVSLLNAYALIAKGVRLVCTNAIGRNAKSVVLKTQGSGSLKDNIVTLFGMSTFSCLEPVSISVSDSCKVDGFLSKSGQGSGRNMGDRQFFFVNGRPVDMPKITKLVNELYRGANSQQHPIAILNFTVPTRACDVNVTPDKRKVFFSDESSILVALREGLQQIYSTSNARYSVNKVEEPAKEAGRSQLCSPHQRSHKQLARDDDDDDVPEEVRPADKAEEATKEGGRSELCFPGQRSHMFLRQSSIDSVPKEVSPEDHTPEGDAPLKAAETDSETNHDKEGFSHENSMGKDFALRVHSIKVHGTSQLTKNLCSMKADRIAANGDSCSHSSSVQASINQFVTVTKRKHDSISTVLSEMPVLRNQSLHCQSKNDSLNAVSKPPLSHQQINDSTEVDNSAEAGENEPSKYFRVDRILNKIRVPVSPKGKIEGEGHGEGLQAQQKAVPVADMAPTASPSRDISLSEDLPAASPSSCILSNTPKPSSGLMMCSTLRFSLQDLKTRRQQIYSRLQSSIPGVKAQRCYTAATLELSQPENEERKARALAAATTELERLFRKEDFGRMKVIGQFNLGFIIGKLDQDLFIIDQHAADEKYNFERLSQSTILNQQPLLRPLRLELSPEEEVVASMHMDVIRKNGFSLEEDLHAPPGHHFKLKAVPFSKNITFGVEGYTNVKSPHALSADSELLFV; encoded by the exons atggAGGCGACCACCCCTCCTTCCGATTCTCCATCTATAAAACCCATAAACAAGTCCGTGGTCCACAGAATCTGCGCCGGCCAAGTGATCCTCGACCTCTCGGCCGCCGTCAAAGAATTGGTCGAGAACAGCCTCGACGCCGGCGCCACCACCATCGAGATCGCGCTCAAAGACTACGGCAAAGAGTGGTTCCAGGTCATCGATAACGGCTGCGGCATTTCGCCCAACAACTTCAAGGTCCTTGCCCTCAAGCACCACACTTCCAAACTCGCCGGATTCCCTGACCTCCAGTCTCTGACGACGTTCGGGTTTCGCGGCGAGGCCTTGAGTTCTCTGTGTGCTTTGGGGAATTTAACGGTGGAAACCAGGACCAAATACGAGCAGGTCGCCACGCACTTGACTTTTGACCATTCCGGTGTGTTGGTAACGGAAAAGAAGACGGCGCGGCAGGTCGGCACCACCGTAACGGTCAAGAATCTGTTTGTGAATTTACCGGTGAGGTGCAAGGAGTTCAGTCGCAACATTCGGAAGGAGTATGGGAAGCTGGTTTCTCTATTGAAT GCCTATGCTCTTATTGCGAAAGGGGTTCGGTTAGTCTGCACGAATGCCATAGGTAGAAATGCAAAGTCTGTGGTGCTTAAAACGCAAGGAAGTGGTTCACTTAAGGATAATATTGTGACATTGTTTGGGATGAGCACTTTCAGTTGTTTAGAGCCTGTGAGTATATCTGTATCTGATAGTTGCAAGGTTGATGGTTTCCTTTCCAAGTCGGGACAAGGTAGTGGTCGGAACATGGGAGATAGGCAGTTCTTTTTTGTGAATGGTCGACCTGTGGATATGCCTAAAATTACAAAGCTTGTGAATGAGTTGTATAGAGGGGCAAACTCCCAGCAGCATCCTATTGCCATATTGAATTTCACTGTTCCGACAAGAGCGTGTGATGTCAATGTTACTCCTGATAAAAGGAAAGTGTTCTTTTCTGATGAGAGCTCCATACTTGTTGCCTTAAGGGAGGGTCTGCAGCAGATATATTCCACTAGTAATGCTCGTTACTCTGTTAATAAAGTGGAGGAGCCTGCCAAAGAAGCAGGCAGGTCTCAGTTGTGTTCACCTCATCAAAGGTCTCATAAACAATTAGCtagggatgatgatgatgatgatgttcctGAAGAAGTTCGTCCGGCTGATAAAGCTGAGGAGGCTACAAAAGAAGGAGGCAGGTCTGAATTGTGTTTTCCTGGTCAGAGGTCTCATATGTTTCTGAGACAATCCTCTATAGATTCTGTACCTAAAGAAGTTAGTCCTGAGGATCACACTCCAGAAGGCGATGCTCCTCTGAAAGCTGCGGAAACTGATTCTGAAACTAATCATGATAAGGAAGGGTTTAGCCATGAAAATTCAATGGGGAAGGATTTTGCTTTAAGAGTACACAGCATTAAGGTCCATGGAACTAGTCAATTGACAAAGAATCTCTGTAGTATGAAAGCTGATCGAATTGCAGCAAATGGAGATTCATGTAGTCATTCAAGCTCTGTACAAGCATCAATTAACCAGTTTGTAACTGTAACTAAAAGAAAACATGACAGTATTAGCACAGTCCTGTCTGAAATGCCTGTCCTAAGGAACCAAAGTCTTCATTGTCAATCCAAGAATGATTCACTTAATGCTGTTTCAAAACCCCCACTTAGTCATCAGCAGATCAACGATTCTACTGAAGTTGATAATTCTGCTGAAGCTGGTGAGAATGAGCCATCCAAATATTTTAGAGTAGATAGGATCCTCAACAAAATTAGAGTTCCAGTTTCTCCTAAAGGCAAGATTGAGGGTGAAGGACATGGAGAA GGTTTACAGGCTCAACAGAAAGCAGTGCCTGTTGCTGATATGGCACCAACTGCTTCACCCAGCAGGGATATAAGTCTGTCTGAAGATCTGCCAGCTGCATCACCTTCTTCTTGTATATTGTCAAATACTCCAAAACCTTCTTCTGGTCTTATGATGTGTTCGACCTTGAGATTTAGTCTCCAGGACCTAAAGACAAGGAGGCAGCAAATATATTCTAGATTGCAATCAAGCATACCTGGAGTAAAAGCACAAAG GTGCTATACTGCTGCAACACTGGAGCTTTCTCAACCAGAAAATGAGGAGCGGAAAGCAAGGGCCTTAGCTGCAGCTACCACAGAGTTGGAAAGACTTTTCAGAAAAGAAGATTTTGGTAGAATGAAG GTGATTGGGCAATTCAATCTTGGCTTCATTATTGGGAAATTAGATCAAGATTTATTTATCATAGATCAG CATGCAGCTGATGAGAAGTACAATTTTGAGCGCCTGTCACAATCTACCATCTTAAACCAACAGCCGTTGCTTAG GCCATTGAGGTTGGAGTTATCTCCTGAAGAAGAAGTTGTTGCTTCAATGCACATGGACGTAATCAG GAAAAATGGATTTTCTTTGGAAGAGGATCTACATGCTCCGCCTGGTCACCATTTTAAATTGAAAGCTGTTCCCTTCAGTAAAAACATAACTTTTGGAGTTGAAG GTTATACTAATGTGAAAAGTCCACATGCTCTTTCCGCAGACAGTGAATTATTGTTTGTTTGA
- the LOC112172217 gene encoding DNA mismatch repair protein PMS1 isoform X2: MEATTPPSDSPSIKPINKSVVHRICAGQVILDLSAAVKELVENSLDAGATTIEIALKDYGKEWFQVIDNGCGISPNNFKVLALKHHTSKLAGFPDLQSLTTFGFRGEALSSLCALGNLTVETRTKYEQVATHLTFDHSGVLVTEKKTARQVGTTVTVKNLFVNLPVRCKEFSRNIRKEYGKLVSLLNAYALIAKGVRLVCTNAIGRNAKSVVLKTQGSGSLKDNIVTLFGMSTFSCLEPVSISVSDSCKVDGFLSKSGQGSGRNMGDRQFFFVNGRPVDMPKITKLVNELYRGANSQQHPIAILNFTVPTRACDVNVTPDKRKVFFSDESSILVALREGLQQIYSTSNARYSVNKVEEPAKEAGRSQLCSPHQRSHKQLARDDDDDDVPEEVRPADKAEEATKEGGRSELCFPGQRSHMFLRQSSIDSVPKEVSPEDHTPEGDAPLKAAETDSETNHDKEGFSHENSMGKDFALRVHSIKVHGTSQLTKNLCSMKADRIAANGDSCSHSSSVQASINQFVTVTKRKHDSISTVLSEMPVLRNQSLHCQSKNDSLNAVSKPPLSHQQINDSTEVDNSAEAGENEPSKYFRVDRILNKIRVPVSPKGKIEGEGHGEAQQKAVPVADMAPTASPSRDISLSEDLPAASPSSCILSNTPKPSSGLMMCSTLRFSLQDLKTRRQQIYSRLQSSIPGVKAQRCYTAATLELSQPENEERKARALAAATTELERLFRKEDFGRMKVIGQFNLGFIIGKLDQDLFIIDQHAADEKYNFERLSQSTILNQQPLLRPLRLELSPEEEVVASMHMDVIRKNGFSLEEDLHAPPGHHFKLKAVPFSKNITFGVEDVKDLISTLADSHGECSIIGSYKMDTVDSVCPSRVRAMLASRACRSSVMIGDALGRNEMRKILEHLAGLKSPWNCPHGRPTMRHLIDLKSIHRSEENDDAES; this comes from the exons atggAGGCGACCACCCCTCCTTCCGATTCTCCATCTATAAAACCCATAAACAAGTCCGTGGTCCACAGAATCTGCGCCGGCCAAGTGATCCTCGACCTCTCGGCCGCCGTCAAAGAATTGGTCGAGAACAGCCTCGACGCCGGCGCCACCACCATCGAGATCGCGCTCAAAGACTACGGCAAAGAGTGGTTCCAGGTCATCGATAACGGCTGCGGCATTTCGCCCAACAACTTCAAGGTCCTTGCCCTCAAGCACCACACTTCCAAACTCGCCGGATTCCCTGACCTCCAGTCTCTGACGACGTTCGGGTTTCGCGGCGAGGCCTTGAGTTCTCTGTGTGCTTTGGGGAATTTAACGGTGGAAACCAGGACCAAATACGAGCAGGTCGCCACGCACTTGACTTTTGACCATTCCGGTGTGTTGGTAACGGAAAAGAAGACGGCGCGGCAGGTCGGCACCACCGTAACGGTCAAGAATCTGTTTGTGAATTTACCGGTGAGGTGCAAGGAGTTCAGTCGCAACATTCGGAAGGAGTATGGGAAGCTGGTTTCTCTATTGAAT GCCTATGCTCTTATTGCGAAAGGGGTTCGGTTAGTCTGCACGAATGCCATAGGTAGAAATGCAAAGTCTGTGGTGCTTAAAACGCAAGGAAGTGGTTCACTTAAGGATAATATTGTGACATTGTTTGGGATGAGCACTTTCAGTTGTTTAGAGCCTGTGAGTATATCTGTATCTGATAGTTGCAAGGTTGATGGTTTCCTTTCCAAGTCGGGACAAGGTAGTGGTCGGAACATGGGAGATAGGCAGTTCTTTTTTGTGAATGGTCGACCTGTGGATATGCCTAAAATTACAAAGCTTGTGAATGAGTTGTATAGAGGGGCAAACTCCCAGCAGCATCCTATTGCCATATTGAATTTCACTGTTCCGACAAGAGCGTGTGATGTCAATGTTACTCCTGATAAAAGGAAAGTGTTCTTTTCTGATGAGAGCTCCATACTTGTTGCCTTAAGGGAGGGTCTGCAGCAGATATATTCCACTAGTAATGCTCGTTACTCTGTTAATAAAGTGGAGGAGCCTGCCAAAGAAGCAGGCAGGTCTCAGTTGTGTTCACCTCATCAAAGGTCTCATAAACAATTAGCtagggatgatgatgatgatgatgttcctGAAGAAGTTCGTCCGGCTGATAAAGCTGAGGAGGCTACAAAAGAAGGAGGCAGGTCTGAATTGTGTTTTCCTGGTCAGAGGTCTCATATGTTTCTGAGACAATCCTCTATAGATTCTGTACCTAAAGAAGTTAGTCCTGAGGATCACACTCCAGAAGGCGATGCTCCTCTGAAAGCTGCGGAAACTGATTCTGAAACTAATCATGATAAGGAAGGGTTTAGCCATGAAAATTCAATGGGGAAGGATTTTGCTTTAAGAGTACACAGCATTAAGGTCCATGGAACTAGTCAATTGACAAAGAATCTCTGTAGTATGAAAGCTGATCGAATTGCAGCAAATGGAGATTCATGTAGTCATTCAAGCTCTGTACAAGCATCAATTAACCAGTTTGTAACTGTAACTAAAAGAAAACATGACAGTATTAGCACAGTCCTGTCTGAAATGCCTGTCCTAAGGAACCAAAGTCTTCATTGTCAATCCAAGAATGATTCACTTAATGCTGTTTCAAAACCCCCACTTAGTCATCAGCAGATCAACGATTCTACTGAAGTTGATAATTCTGCTGAAGCTGGTGAGAATGAGCCATCCAAATATTTTAGAGTAGATAGGATCCTCAACAAAATTAGAGTTCCAGTTTCTCCTAAAGGCAAGATTGAGGGTGAAGGACATGGAGAA GCTCAACAGAAAGCAGTGCCTGTTGCTGATATGGCACCAACTGCTTCACCCAGCAGGGATATAAGTCTGTCTGAAGATCTGCCAGCTGCATCACCTTCTTCTTGTATATTGTCAAATACTCCAAAACCTTCTTCTGGTCTTATGATGTGTTCGACCTTGAGATTTAGTCTCCAGGACCTAAAGACAAGGAGGCAGCAAATATATTCTAGATTGCAATCAAGCATACCTGGAGTAAAAGCACAAAG GTGCTATACTGCTGCAACACTGGAGCTTTCTCAACCAGAAAATGAGGAGCGGAAAGCAAGGGCCTTAGCTGCAGCTACCACAGAGTTGGAAAGACTTTTCAGAAAAGAAGATTTTGGTAGAATGAAG GTGATTGGGCAATTCAATCTTGGCTTCATTATTGGGAAATTAGATCAAGATTTATTTATCATAGATCAG CATGCAGCTGATGAGAAGTACAATTTTGAGCGCCTGTCACAATCTACCATCTTAAACCAACAGCCGTTGCTTAG GCCATTGAGGTTGGAGTTATCTCCTGAAGAAGAAGTTGTTGCTTCAATGCACATGGACGTAATCAG GAAAAATGGATTTTCTTTGGAAGAGGATCTACATGCTCCGCCTGGTCACCATTTTAAATTGAAAGCTGTTCCCTTCAGTAAAAACATAACTTTTGGAGTTGAAG ATGTGAAGGATTTGATATCCACTCTTGCTGATAGTCATGGGGAATGCTCAATCATCGGTAGTTACAAGATGGACACTGTTGACTCCGTTTGCCCTTCTAGAGTTCGCGCGATGCTGGCATCACGTGCATGCAGATCATCTGTTATGATTGGAGATGCCCTCGGAAGAAATGAGATGCGGAAG ATTCTCGAGCACCTGGCGGGTCTGAAGTCTCCTTGGAATTGCCCTCATGGCAGGCCAACCATGCGACATTTGATTGATTTGAAATCCATACACAGGTCTGAAGAAAACGATGATGCAGAGTCTTGA